The genomic window CGGTGAGGATGGTCACGGCGAGGAAGAGCAGGAGCACCGAGGCGACGAGCTTGGCCCTCAGGGTCCACGACGCGGGCCGGCGCAGGCGCCCCGTCATGGTCGCGTTGCCGGCTTGAGGACGTAGCCGGCGCCGCGCATCGTGTGGATCATCGGGTCGCGACCGGCATCGACCTTCTTGCGCAGGTATGAGACGTAGAGCTCGACGACGTTGGCCTCGCCGCCGAAGTCGTAGTGCCAGACTCGGTCGAGGATCTGTGGCTTGGACAGCACCCGCCGTGGGTTACGCATGAGATAGCGCAGCAGCTCGAACTCCGTGGCCGTCAGGAAGATCTCCTGCCCGCCACGGGTCACCTCGTGGCTGTCCTCGTCGAGCGTGAGGTCGCCGACGACGAGCAGGGGGCTCCCTTCGCCGGCCACAACGACGCTCCGTCGCATGAGCGCGCGGACCCGAGCCACGACCTCCTCCAGTGAGAAGGGTTTGGTCACATAGTCGTCACCGCCGGCGGTCAACCCGGAAATTCGGTCCTCGACGGCGTCCCGGGCCGTGAGGAAGAGGACCGGAACATCGGGTGAGTCAGCCCGCATCCGGCGCAGCACCTCCATCCCGTCGAAGTCCGGGAGCATCACGTCGAGCACGACCGCGTCGGGGCGAAACTCCCTGGCGATGCGCACGGCCTCGGCGCCGGTGCCGGCGGTGCGCAGGTCCCACCCTTCGTAGCGCAGGGCCATGGCGAGC from Janibacter cremeus includes these protein-coding regions:
- a CDS encoding response regulator transcription factor, which produces MPSRPSTQPQTLTRVDGSPVRVLVVDDETNLTELLAMALRYEGWDLRTAGTGAEAVRIAREFRPDAVVLDVMLPDFDGMEVLRRMRADSPDVPVLFLTARDAVEDRISGLTAGGDDYVTKPFSLEEVVARVRALMRRSVVVAGEGSPLLVVGDLTLDEDSHEVTRGGQEIFLTATEFELLRYLMRNPRRVLSKPQILDRVWHYDFGGEANVVELYVSYLRKKVDAGRDPMIHTMRGAGYVLKPATRP